Proteins from a single region of Punica granatum isolate Tunisia-2019 chromosome 8, ASM765513v2, whole genome shotgun sequence:
- the LOC116188103 gene encoding probable inactive histone-lysine N-methyltransferase SUVR1 isoform X4 codes for MAPNPKVKAAFSAMKILGISEDKVKPVLKKLLKVYDKNWELIEEENYRALIDAIFDEDDNKVADQKRKSHSEEEEEEAQTQELQRPLKRLKRRNQENQSIASPDNSNLRIGEAALVQPKEEEEFYPPQAILNERNKGKRPISNDLNEKGNQSRPMVASGRPSREIRIREANVDSGTVHLPKQILPVSNQLTVKPKDEQFTDDRLLDEAPLAVIHPERSQNETSTGKQKLGGTNADAPTSLNVDGDNNGAGLQASETEKHKKCEVADVPMKFAANLEIASSSLGEDVLHIPVMEDACNVGNDTANLPVPSVTSDRCNESAQGIEEAISNGSARSTESTQLAQSEGTVPYRLIIPHCQATPGVQPTPLKGDDITNGEEIANISWINEINNRVPPSFRYTPQSLVYEGASVRFSLAHIDNGSCCPSCSVNCLSSTVPCACACANGGEFAYTVRGLVKESFLEECIAMTREPRRRSHFHCQDCPLVRSKGGAPQACNGHLKKKFIKECWRKCGCNRRCGNRVVQRGISCSLQVFMTSEGKGWGLRTLVDLPKGAFVCEYIGEILTINEVQKRNMNTMEGARKTYRIFLDSGWDAASLKDDEALCLDTTCYANVARFINHRCNDANLIEIPVEVESPKHHYYHLAFFTTRKVQALEELTWDYGIDFEGEDQSLNAFQCLCGSKICRDKKSSGISVHILQSCNI; via the exons ATGGCGCCAAATCCCAAAGTGAAAGCAGCCTTTTCGGCAATGAAGATTCTTGGAATCAGTGAAGATAAAGTGAAACCTGTTCTAAAGAAGCTCTTAAAGGTTTACGATAAGAACTGGGAGCTGATTGAGGAAGAAAATTACAGGGCTCTTATAGATGCGATATTTGATGAGGATGACAATAAG GTTGCagatcaaaagagaaaaagccATTCCGAG gaggaagaggaagaagccCAAACGCAGGAGCTTCAACGCCCCTTGAAAAGGCTCAAGCGTAGGAACCAAGAAAACCAGTCCATTGCTTCTCCTGATAATTCAAATCTTAGAATAGGTGAAGCTGCTCTAGTACAGCCtaaagaggaggaggagtttTACCCTCCTCAGGCCATTTTAAATGAGCGAAACAAAGGGAAACGACCTATTTCGAATGATCTGAACGAAAAAGGAAACCAGTCTCGACCAATGGTTGCATCAGGGAGACCATCTCGTGAAATTCGTATCAGGGAGGCTAATGTTGATTCAGGCACAGTTCATTTGCCCAAACAGATTCTTCCTGTTAGCAATCAGTTAACAGTGAAACCCAAGGATGAGCAATTCACTGATGACAGACTCCTAGATGAAGCTCCTCTTGCAGTGATCCATCCTG AGCGATCACAGAATGAAACTTCAACTGGTAAGCAGAAACTTGGTGGAACGAATGCAGATGCACCGACTTCCTTAAATGTAGATGGAGACAATAATGGGGCAGGTCTTCAAGCATCAGAAACTGAGAAACACAAGAAGTGCGAGGTTGCGGATGTCCCCATGAAATTTGCAGCCAACTTAGAGATTGCCTCGTCGTCCTTGGGAGAG GATGTGTTGCATATACCTGTCATGGAGGATGCTTGTAATGTTGGAAATGATACAGCAAACCTTCCCGTGCCATCTGTGACATCTGATCGTTGTAATGAATCGGCACAAGGCATTGAGGAAGCTATCTCCAATGGATCTGCTCGATCTACTGAGAGTACCCAACTGGCACAATCTGAAGGCACTGTTCCTTATCGCTTGATAATTCCACATTGTCAAGCAACTCCTGGTGTCCAACCCACTCCCCTTAAAGGAGATGATATCACCAATGGGGAAGAAATAGCCAATATCTCTTGGATCAATGAGATCAATAATCGGGTCCCACCCTCCTTTCGTTATACACCACAGAGCCTAGTTTATGAAGGTGCATCTGTCAGGTTTTCTCTTGCTCACATAGATAATGGAAGCTGTTGTCCAAGTTGCAGTGTTAATTGTCTGTCATCAACTGTGCCCTGTGCTTGTGCTTGTGCAAATGGAGGTGAGTTTGCATATACAGTAAGAGGCCTTGTGAAGGAAAGTTTTTTGGAAGAGTGTATTGCTATGACTCGTGAGCCTAGAAGGCGTTCCCACTTCCATTGCCAAGATTGCCCCCTTGTAAGATCAAAAGGTGGTGCTCCACAAGCCTGCAATGGCCacctaaaaaagaaatttatcaaGGAGTGCTGGAGGAAGTGTGGCTGTAACAGGCGCTGTGGCAATCGGGTGGTTCAGCGGGGCATAAGTTGCAGTTTGCAG GTCTTTATGACGTCTGAAGGAAAGGGATGGGGCCTCCGTACGCTTGTTGACCTGCCAAAGGGTGCATTTGTGTGCGAGTACATTGGAGAAATATTAACTATTAATGAAGTTCAGAAGAGAAATATGAACACTATGGAAGGTGCAAGGAAGACCTACAGGATTTTCCTTGATTCAGGTTGGGATGCTGCATCGTTGAAGGATGATGAAGCTCTGTGTTTGGATACTACATGCTACGCAAATGTTGCTAGATTTATCAATCACAG ATGTAATGATGCCAATCTGATTGAGATACCTGTCGAAGTGGAGAGCCCGAAGCATCACTACTATCAT CTTGCTTTCTTCACAACTAGAAAAGTTCAAGCATTGGAAGAGCTGACTTGG GACTATGGTATTGACTTTGAAGGGGAGGATCAATCTTTGAATGCCTTCCAATGCCTATGCGGTAGTAAAATTTGCAGAGATAAGAAAAGCTCAGGTATTAGTGTGCATATACTTCAGTCTTGCaatatataa
- the LOC116188103 gene encoding probable inactive histone-lysine N-methyltransferase SUVR2 isoform X3 → MAPNPKVKAAFSAMKILGISEDKVKPVLKKLLKVYDKNWELIEEENYRALIDAIFDEDDNKVADQKRKSHSEEEEEEAQTQELQRPLKRLKRRNQENQSIASPDNSNLRIGEAALVQPKEEEEFYPPQAILNERNKGKRPISNDLNEKGNQSRPMVASGRPSREIRIREANVDSGTVHLPKQILPVSNQLTVKPKDEQFTDDRLLDEAPLAVIHPERSQNETSTGKQKLGGTNADAPTSLNVDGDNNGAGLQASETEKHKKCEVADVPMKFAANLEIASSSLGECFVELGKDCNDSGDKTIDMGPVQDVLHIPVMEDACNVGNDTANLPVPSVTSDRCNESAQGIEEAISNGSARSTESTQLAQSEGTVPYRLIIPHCQATPGVQPTPLKGDDITNGEEIANISWINEINNRVPPSFRYTPQSLVYEGASVRFSLAHIDNGSCCPSCSVNCLSSTVPCACACANGGEFAYTVRGLVKESFLEECIAMTREPRRRSHFHCQDCPLVRSKGGAPQACNGHLKKKFIKECWRKCGCNRRCGNRVVQRGISCSLQVFMTSEGKGWGLRTLVDLPKGAFVCEYIGEILTINEVQKRNMNTMEGARKTYRIFLDSGWDAASLKDDEALCLDTTCYANVARFINHRCNDANLIEIPVEVESPKHHYYHLAFFTTRKVQALEELTWDYGIDFEGEDQSLNAFQCLCGSKICRDKKSSGISVHILQSCNI, encoded by the exons ATGGCGCCAAATCCCAAAGTGAAAGCAGCCTTTTCGGCAATGAAGATTCTTGGAATCAGTGAAGATAAAGTGAAACCTGTTCTAAAGAAGCTCTTAAAGGTTTACGATAAGAACTGGGAGCTGATTGAGGAAGAAAATTACAGGGCTCTTATAGATGCGATATTTGATGAGGATGACAATAAG GTTGCagatcaaaagagaaaaagccATTCCGAG gaggaagaggaagaagccCAAACGCAGGAGCTTCAACGCCCCTTGAAAAGGCTCAAGCGTAGGAACCAAGAAAACCAGTCCATTGCTTCTCCTGATAATTCAAATCTTAGAATAGGTGAAGCTGCTCTAGTACAGCCtaaagaggaggaggagtttTACCCTCCTCAGGCCATTTTAAATGAGCGAAACAAAGGGAAACGACCTATTTCGAATGATCTGAACGAAAAAGGAAACCAGTCTCGACCAATGGTTGCATCAGGGAGACCATCTCGTGAAATTCGTATCAGGGAGGCTAATGTTGATTCAGGCACAGTTCATTTGCCCAAACAGATTCTTCCTGTTAGCAATCAGTTAACAGTGAAACCCAAGGATGAGCAATTCACTGATGACAGACTCCTAGATGAAGCTCCTCTTGCAGTGATCCATCCTG AGCGATCACAGAATGAAACTTCAACTGGTAAGCAGAAACTTGGTGGAACGAATGCAGATGCACCGACTTCCTTAAATGTAGATGGAGACAATAATGGGGCAGGTCTTCAAGCATCAGAAACTGAGAAACACAAGAAGTGCGAGGTTGCGGATGTCCCCATGAAATTTGCAGCCAACTTAGAGATTGCCTCGTCGTCCTTGGGAGAG TGCTTTGTGGAATTAGGAAAGGACTGTAATGACTCAGGCGACAAAACAATTGATATGGGGCCAGTGCAGGATGTGTTGCATATACCTGTCATGGAGGATGCTTGTAATGTTGGAAATGATACAGCAAACCTTCCCGTGCCATCTGTGACATCTGATCGTTGTAATGAATCGGCACAAGGCATTGAGGAAGCTATCTCCAATGGATCTGCTCGATCTACTGAGAGTACCCAACTGGCACAATCTGAAGGCACTGTTCCTTATCGCTTGATAATTCCACATTGTCAAGCAACTCCTGGTGTCCAACCCACTCCCCTTAAAGGAGATGATATCACCAATGGGGAAGAAATAGCCAATATCTCTTGGATCAATGAGATCAATAATCGGGTCCCACCCTCCTTTCGTTATACACCACAGAGCCTAGTTTATGAAGGTGCATCTGTCAGGTTTTCTCTTGCTCACATAGATAATGGAAGCTGTTGTCCAAGTTGCAGTGTTAATTGTCTGTCATCAACTGTGCCCTGTGCTTGTGCTTGTGCAAATGGAGGTGAGTTTGCATATACAGTAAGAGGCCTTGTGAAGGAAAGTTTTTTGGAAGAGTGTATTGCTATGACTCGTGAGCCTAGAAGGCGTTCCCACTTCCATTGCCAAGATTGCCCCCTTGTAAGATCAAAAGGTGGTGCTCCACAAGCCTGCAATGGCCacctaaaaaagaaatttatcaaGGAGTGCTGGAGGAAGTGTGGCTGTAACAGGCGCTGTGGCAATCGGGTGGTTCAGCGGGGCATAAGTTGCAGTTTGCAG GTCTTTATGACGTCTGAAGGAAAGGGATGGGGCCTCCGTACGCTTGTTGACCTGCCAAAGGGTGCATTTGTGTGCGAGTACATTGGAGAAATATTAACTATTAATGAAGTTCAGAAGAGAAATATGAACACTATGGAAGGTGCAAGGAAGACCTACAGGATTTTCCTTGATTCAGGTTGGGATGCTGCATCGTTGAAGGATGATGAAGCTCTGTGTTTGGATACTACATGCTACGCAAATGTTGCTAGATTTATCAATCACAG ATGTAATGATGCCAATCTGATTGAGATACCTGTCGAAGTGGAGAGCCCGAAGCATCACTACTATCAT CTTGCTTTCTTCACAACTAGAAAAGTTCAAGCATTGGAAGAGCTGACTTGG GACTATGGTATTGACTTTGAAGGGGAGGATCAATCTTTGAATGCCTTCCAATGCCTATGCGGTAGTAAAATTTGCAGAGATAAGAAAAGCTCAGGTATTAGTGTGCATATACTTCAGTCTTGCaatatataa
- the LOC116188103 gene encoding probable inactive histone-lysine N-methyltransferase SUVR2 isoform X1 has translation MAPNPKVKAAFSAMKILGISEDKVKPVLKKLLKVYDKNWELIEEENYRALIDAIFDEDDNKVADQKRKSHSEEEEEEAQTQELQRPLKRLKRRNQENQSIASPDNSNLRIGEAALVQPKEEEEFYPPQAILNERNKGKRPISNDLNEKGNQSRPMVASGRPSREIRIREANVDSGTVHLPKQILPVSNQLTVKPKDEQFTDDRLLDEAPLAVIHPERSQNETSTGKQKLGGTNADAPTSLNVDGDNNGAGLQASETEKHKKCEVADVPMKFAANLEIASSSLGEVKLTISCNSTLGRSEFHMPSLDEVLKMMEDKCLRSYKILDPNFSVMKLMKDMCQCFVELGKDCNDSGDKTIDMGPVQDVLHIPVMEDACNVGNDTANLPVPSVTSDRCNESAQGIEEAISNGSARSTESTQLAQSEGTVPYRLIIPHCQATPGVQPTPLKGDDITNGEEIANISWINEINNRVPPSFRYTPQSLVYEGASVRFSLAHIDNGSCCPSCSVNCLSSTVPCACACANGGEFAYTVRGLVKESFLEECIAMTREPRRRSHFHCQDCPLVRSKGGAPQACNGHLKKKFIKECWRKCGCNRRCGNRVVQRGISCSLQVFMTSEGKGWGLRTLVDLPKGAFVCEYIGEILTINEVQKRNMNTMEGARKTYRIFLDSGWDAASLKDDEALCLDTTCYANVARFINHRCNDANLIEIPVEVESPKHHYYHLAFFTTRKVQALEELTWDYGIDFEGEDQSLNAFQCLCGSKICRDKKSSGISVHILQSCNI, from the exons ATGGCGCCAAATCCCAAAGTGAAAGCAGCCTTTTCGGCAATGAAGATTCTTGGAATCAGTGAAGATAAAGTGAAACCTGTTCTAAAGAAGCTCTTAAAGGTTTACGATAAGAACTGGGAGCTGATTGAGGAAGAAAATTACAGGGCTCTTATAGATGCGATATTTGATGAGGATGACAATAAG GTTGCagatcaaaagagaaaaagccATTCCGAG gaggaagaggaagaagccCAAACGCAGGAGCTTCAACGCCCCTTGAAAAGGCTCAAGCGTAGGAACCAAGAAAACCAGTCCATTGCTTCTCCTGATAATTCAAATCTTAGAATAGGTGAAGCTGCTCTAGTACAGCCtaaagaggaggaggagtttTACCCTCCTCAGGCCATTTTAAATGAGCGAAACAAAGGGAAACGACCTATTTCGAATGATCTGAACGAAAAAGGAAACCAGTCTCGACCAATGGTTGCATCAGGGAGACCATCTCGTGAAATTCGTATCAGGGAGGCTAATGTTGATTCAGGCACAGTTCATTTGCCCAAACAGATTCTTCCTGTTAGCAATCAGTTAACAGTGAAACCCAAGGATGAGCAATTCACTGATGACAGACTCCTAGATGAAGCTCCTCTTGCAGTGATCCATCCTG AGCGATCACAGAATGAAACTTCAACTGGTAAGCAGAAACTTGGTGGAACGAATGCAGATGCACCGACTTCCTTAAATGTAGATGGAGACAATAATGGGGCAGGTCTTCAAGCATCAGAAACTGAGAAACACAAGAAGTGCGAGGTTGCGGATGTCCCCATGAAATTTGCAGCCAACTTAGAGATTGCCTCGTCGTCCTTGGGAGAGGTAAAGTTAACTATAAGCTGCAACTCTACCCTTGGGAGATCAGAGTTTCATATGCCTAGTCTAGACGAAGTCCTAAAGATGATGGAAGATAAATGTCTCCGATCATATAAAATCCTTGACCCGAATTTTTCTGTCATGAAACTGATGAAAGATATGTGCCAGTGCTTTGTGGAATTAGGAAAGGACTGTAATGACTCAGGCGACAAAACAATTGATATGGGGCCAGTGCAGGATGTGTTGCATATACCTGTCATGGAGGATGCTTGTAATGTTGGAAATGATACAGCAAACCTTCCCGTGCCATCTGTGACATCTGATCGTTGTAATGAATCGGCACAAGGCATTGAGGAAGCTATCTCCAATGGATCTGCTCGATCTACTGAGAGTACCCAACTGGCACAATCTGAAGGCACTGTTCCTTATCGCTTGATAATTCCACATTGTCAAGCAACTCCTGGTGTCCAACCCACTCCCCTTAAAGGAGATGATATCACCAATGGGGAAGAAATAGCCAATATCTCTTGGATCAATGAGATCAATAATCGGGTCCCACCCTCCTTTCGTTATACACCACAGAGCCTAGTTTATGAAGGTGCATCTGTCAGGTTTTCTCTTGCTCACATAGATAATGGAAGCTGTTGTCCAAGTTGCAGTGTTAATTGTCTGTCATCAACTGTGCCCTGTGCTTGTGCTTGTGCAAATGGAGGTGAGTTTGCATATACAGTAAGAGGCCTTGTGAAGGAAAGTTTTTTGGAAGAGTGTATTGCTATGACTCGTGAGCCTAGAAGGCGTTCCCACTTCCATTGCCAAGATTGCCCCCTTGTAAGATCAAAAGGTGGTGCTCCACAAGCCTGCAATGGCCacctaaaaaagaaatttatcaaGGAGTGCTGGAGGAAGTGTGGCTGTAACAGGCGCTGTGGCAATCGGGTGGTTCAGCGGGGCATAAGTTGCAGTTTGCAG GTCTTTATGACGTCTGAAGGAAAGGGATGGGGCCTCCGTACGCTTGTTGACCTGCCAAAGGGTGCATTTGTGTGCGAGTACATTGGAGAAATATTAACTATTAATGAAGTTCAGAAGAGAAATATGAACACTATGGAAGGTGCAAGGAAGACCTACAGGATTTTCCTTGATTCAGGTTGGGATGCTGCATCGTTGAAGGATGATGAAGCTCTGTGTTTGGATACTACATGCTACGCAAATGTTGCTAGATTTATCAATCACAG ATGTAATGATGCCAATCTGATTGAGATACCTGTCGAAGTGGAGAGCCCGAAGCATCACTACTATCAT CTTGCTTTCTTCACAACTAGAAAAGTTCAAGCATTGGAAGAGCTGACTTGG GACTATGGTATTGACTTTGAAGGGGAGGATCAATCTTTGAATGCCTTCCAATGCCTATGCGGTAGTAAAATTTGCAGAGATAAGAAAAGCTCAGGTATTAGTGTGCATATACTTCAGTCTTGCaatatataa
- the LOC116188103 gene encoding probable inactive histone-lysine N-methyltransferase SUVR2 isoform X2, with protein MAPNPKVKAAFSAMKILGISEDKVKPVLKKLLKVYDKNWELIEEENYRALIDAIFDEDDNKVADQKRKSHSEEEEEEAQTQELQRPLKRLKRRNQENQSIASPDNSNLRIGEAALVQPKEEEEFYPPQAILNERNKGKRPISNDLNEKGNQSRPMVASGRPSREIRIREANVDSGTVHLPKQILPVSNQLTVKPKDEQFTDDRLLDEAPLAVIHPERSQNETSTGKQKLGGTNADAPTSLNVDGDNNGAGLQASETEKHKKCEVADVPMKFAANLEIASSSLGEVKLTISCNSTLGRSEFHMPSLDEVLKMMEDKCLRSYKILDPNFSVMKLMKDMCQCFVELGKDCNDSGDKTIDMGPVQDVLHIPVMEDACNVGNDTANLPVPSVTSDRCNESAQGIEEAISNGSARSTESTQLAQSEGTVPYRLIIPHCQATPGVQPTPLKGDDITNGEEIANISWINEINNRVPPSFRYTPQSLVYEGASVRFSLAHIDNGSCCPSCSVNCLSSTVPCACACANGGEFAYTVRGLVKESFLEECIAMTREPRRRSHFHCQDCPLVRSKGGAPQACNGHLKKKFIKECWRKCGCNRRCGNRVVQRGISCSLQVFMTSEGKGWGLRTLVDLPKGAFVCEYIGEILTINEVQKRNMNTMEGARKTYRIFLDSGWDAASLKDDEALCLDTTCYANVARFINHRCNDANLIEIPVEVESPKHHYYHLAFFTTRKVQALEELTWDYGIDFEGEDQSLNAFQCLCGSKICRDKKSSGASMTT; from the exons ATGGCGCCAAATCCCAAAGTGAAAGCAGCCTTTTCGGCAATGAAGATTCTTGGAATCAGTGAAGATAAAGTGAAACCTGTTCTAAAGAAGCTCTTAAAGGTTTACGATAAGAACTGGGAGCTGATTGAGGAAGAAAATTACAGGGCTCTTATAGATGCGATATTTGATGAGGATGACAATAAG GTTGCagatcaaaagagaaaaagccATTCCGAG gaggaagaggaagaagccCAAACGCAGGAGCTTCAACGCCCCTTGAAAAGGCTCAAGCGTAGGAACCAAGAAAACCAGTCCATTGCTTCTCCTGATAATTCAAATCTTAGAATAGGTGAAGCTGCTCTAGTACAGCCtaaagaggaggaggagtttTACCCTCCTCAGGCCATTTTAAATGAGCGAAACAAAGGGAAACGACCTATTTCGAATGATCTGAACGAAAAAGGAAACCAGTCTCGACCAATGGTTGCATCAGGGAGACCATCTCGTGAAATTCGTATCAGGGAGGCTAATGTTGATTCAGGCACAGTTCATTTGCCCAAACAGATTCTTCCTGTTAGCAATCAGTTAACAGTGAAACCCAAGGATGAGCAATTCACTGATGACAGACTCCTAGATGAAGCTCCTCTTGCAGTGATCCATCCTG AGCGATCACAGAATGAAACTTCAACTGGTAAGCAGAAACTTGGTGGAACGAATGCAGATGCACCGACTTCCTTAAATGTAGATGGAGACAATAATGGGGCAGGTCTTCAAGCATCAGAAACTGAGAAACACAAGAAGTGCGAGGTTGCGGATGTCCCCATGAAATTTGCAGCCAACTTAGAGATTGCCTCGTCGTCCTTGGGAGAGGTAAAGTTAACTATAAGCTGCAACTCTACCCTTGGGAGATCAGAGTTTCATATGCCTAGTCTAGACGAAGTCCTAAAGATGATGGAAGATAAATGTCTCCGATCATATAAAATCCTTGACCCGAATTTTTCTGTCATGAAACTGATGAAAGATATGTGCCAGTGCTTTGTGGAATTAGGAAAGGACTGTAATGACTCAGGCGACAAAACAATTGATATGGGGCCAGTGCAGGATGTGTTGCATATACCTGTCATGGAGGATGCTTGTAATGTTGGAAATGATACAGCAAACCTTCCCGTGCCATCTGTGACATCTGATCGTTGTAATGAATCGGCACAAGGCATTGAGGAAGCTATCTCCAATGGATCTGCTCGATCTACTGAGAGTACCCAACTGGCACAATCTGAAGGCACTGTTCCTTATCGCTTGATAATTCCACATTGTCAAGCAACTCCTGGTGTCCAACCCACTCCCCTTAAAGGAGATGATATCACCAATGGGGAAGAAATAGCCAATATCTCTTGGATCAATGAGATCAATAATCGGGTCCCACCCTCCTTTCGTTATACACCACAGAGCCTAGTTTATGAAGGTGCATCTGTCAGGTTTTCTCTTGCTCACATAGATAATGGAAGCTGTTGTCCAAGTTGCAGTGTTAATTGTCTGTCATCAACTGTGCCCTGTGCTTGTGCTTGTGCAAATGGAGGTGAGTTTGCATATACAGTAAGAGGCCTTGTGAAGGAAAGTTTTTTGGAAGAGTGTATTGCTATGACTCGTGAGCCTAGAAGGCGTTCCCACTTCCATTGCCAAGATTGCCCCCTTGTAAGATCAAAAGGTGGTGCTCCACAAGCCTGCAATGGCCacctaaaaaagaaatttatcaaGGAGTGCTGGAGGAAGTGTGGCTGTAACAGGCGCTGTGGCAATCGGGTGGTTCAGCGGGGCATAAGTTGCAGTTTGCAG GTCTTTATGACGTCTGAAGGAAAGGGATGGGGCCTCCGTACGCTTGTTGACCTGCCAAAGGGTGCATTTGTGTGCGAGTACATTGGAGAAATATTAACTATTAATGAAGTTCAGAAGAGAAATATGAACACTATGGAAGGTGCAAGGAAGACCTACAGGATTTTCCTTGATTCAGGTTGGGATGCTGCATCGTTGAAGGATGATGAAGCTCTGTGTTTGGATACTACATGCTACGCAAATGTTGCTAGATTTATCAATCACAG ATGTAATGATGCCAATCTGATTGAGATACCTGTCGAAGTGGAGAGCCCGAAGCATCACTACTATCAT CTTGCTTTCTTCACAACTAGAAAAGTTCAAGCATTGGAAGAGCTGACTTGG GACTATGGTATTGACTTTGAAGGGGAGGATCAATCTTTGAATGCCTTCCAATGCCTATGCGGTAGTAAAATTTGCAGAGATAAGAAAAGCTCAG GAGCGAGCATGACAACTTGA